In a genomic window of candidate division WOR-3 bacterium:
- a CDS encoding epoxyqueuosine reductase QueH, with protein sequence MKDKLLLHICCGICASQIIKRLQENYEVIGYFYNPNIEPPIEYQQRLIATEKLLTHCKVKLIYGANDNLNWHSAILGLEHWQEGGPRCWRCFRIRLEATAEYAQKESIRYYATTLTASPYKNAAIINSLGKKIGKKYHITFIETNYQQEEKDFQLSKKLDLYRQKYCGCLYSARFE encoded by the coding sequence ATGAAAGATAAACTATTACTTCATATCTGTTGTGGGATTTGTGCTAGTCAAATTATTAAGCGGTTGCAAGAAAATTATGAAGTCATTGGTTATTTTTATAATCCTAACATTGAACCACCCATTGAATATCAGCAACGGCTAATTGCAACTGAGAAATTACTTACCCATTGTAAAGTAAAACTAATTTATGGGGCAAACGATAATCTAAACTGGCATTCTGCAATTTTGGGTTTAGAACATTGGCAAGAAGGAGGTCCACGCTGTTGGCGTTGTTTTCGCATTCGTCTTGAGGCAACTGCAGAATATGCGCAAAAAGAATCAATTCGGTATTATGCAACTACATTAACCGCCAGTCCTTATAAAAATGCTGCCATCATCAATTCTTTGGGTAAAAAAATTGGCAAAAAATATCACATTACATTTATTGAAACCAATTACCAACAAGAAGAAAAAGACTTTCAACTCAGTAAAAAACTGGATTTATATCGGCAAAAATATTGCGGTTGTCTTTATAGTGCAAGATTTGAATAA